The nucleotide window TGGTGTCCAGAGGTGAGTGGCatttgcctggaacttgctgtgtccTGAGTTTTCCTCATTCATAAACACTGCTTATAAACACTGCTAAACTTCCATTCGTCCTTTTAAATAGCGTGCCCTCAGCCCCACGGTCACTGGCAAACAATTTTATTTCCCGATGGATGACAGAGACTCCTTCATCTTTTTGGTCATTGTTGGGATGAGGTGCATGTGGTCGTCCACACACTTGGCCACACAGCTGTCCAGCTGCCGCTTCACCTGCAGCTCCTTATTTCCGGCATCTATTGAGTCTTTGGCTTTGTCATTGCAGTGCATGGTGCACCGGGCCAGGCGGTCCTgtggtgaggaggaagagagagaaggctgAGGAGCTGGCTTCTACTGTCTAAAGAGTGTTGGGCCCATGCTAGGCTCTGGGCTACAGGCTTCATACAGATT belongs to Peromyscus eremicus chromosome 3, PerEre_H2_v1, whole genome shotgun sequence and includes:
- the Fam136a gene encoding protein FAM136A isoform X2, encoding MFRCSANCCEDNQASMQQVHQCIERCHAPLAQAQALVTSELERFQDRLARCTMHCNDKAKDSIDAGNKELQVKRQLDSCVAKCVDDHMHLIPTMTKKMKESLSSIGK